In Desulfobacter hydrogenophilus, the genomic stretch TCCGAAGTAAATATTTTAAATACAAACGCATCCTTTTCTCTCTTTAGGGCATGTAAAGATCGCAATCAAAATCCCCCATATGATTTGCCTTTTAAGCCGTCTTCCGCGTTGCGTTACTGTGCACCAGGAACAATATGATTACAGTAAGACGCCTTGAATAGGACTTAAAATTCTAAGTTATATTGGGACGGTTTTATTCTGATCCCGAGCCCCACACTACAGCGACATTTGTTTTTTTTAGGCTACCGTTTTAATCCGGGCCACCCAGCAGAATAAGGATCTTGTGGGATGTCCTATTTTTATAGATTTACGTGCTGGAAAACTCGGATCAACCGGTTCAAACTGTCCCGCATTATGTCGGTAGCCTTTTTTTACATCCCCCAAAAGGGGGAACTCACCACATTCTATCTGATTTAGAGCTATAAAATGCTCCATCGATGGGGTGATTTTGGAAGTGTCGCTATAGTGCTAAGACCATAATTGGATAACTGTAATAGTCCATTGCAGTTTTAATTATAGTTTGCGCTTATCCTTGAGCACTGCATTTGAAATGACAATACGCTGAATTTCACTGGTGCCTTCGTAGATGGTAAATACCCGGGCGTCCCTGTAAAAGCGTTCTACCGCGTAATCTGTGGTAAACCCGTATCCCCCGTGGATCTGAATGGCCCATGCCGTTATTTCCTGCACCATTTCAGAGGCAAATAGTTTTGCCATGGAGGCTTCCCGGGTAAATTTTTCCCCTCGGTCCTTCATGGAGGCTGCAGATAGAATCAACTGCCGGGCAGCCTCTATCTTTGTGGCCATATCCGCAACCTGAAAACGAATGGCCTGGTGTTTGGTGATGGCCACTCCGAACTGCTTGCGTCCCCGGGCATATTTTATTGCGGCATCAAAGGCGGCCTGGGCCACGCCAATGGACTGGGCTGCAATCCCAATCCTGCCGCTGTCCAGGCCGGACATGGCGATCTTAAACCCATCCCCTTCCTTGCCCAGGATATTGTCGGCCGGCACCCGGCAATTTTCAAAAATCAGATCCGTGGTGTCCGATGCCCGCAGCCCCATCTTGTCTTCATGATGTCCCACCACGAGACCGGGTGTTGTCTTGGGTACAATAAAACAGGATATGCCTTTATGTCCCTGGGTTTCGTCCGTTTTGGCCGTAACAAGGACCACAGCACTGTTTTCTCCGGACGTGATAAAACGCTTGGTGCCGTTAATCACGTAGTCATCGCCGTCCTTCACGGCTGTGGTGGCCTGACTCACCGGATCAGACCCCGCATCGGGTTCGGTCAGGGCAAATGCCCCGATGATCTCTCCGGAGGCCAGGGGCACGAGAAATTCCTGCTTTTGTTTTTTTGTGCCGAATTTATTGAGGGATTCGCACACGATAGAGTTCTGGACCGACATCACCACGGAGGTGGATGCACAGGAATATGCGATCTCGGAAAGGGCCAGCACGTAGGAAACAGCATCTGCGGCTTCCCCACCAAACTCTTCGGGTACCATCATACCCATCAGCCCAAGCTCCCCCATCTGTTTGAAATTTTCTGTGGGGAACGCTTTGGTTTTATCCCGTTCAGCAGCCGTGGGGGCAATGACTTTGCGTGAAAATTCACGCACCATATTCTGGATCATCACCTGTTCATCCGTTAACTTGAATAACATGGTATCTCCTTTTTCAAAAACACAGCTTCAGGGTGCATAGACCACCACAATCAGTTCGGCATCGTTATCACCGATATTGCGCAGGTCATGCTTGATACCTGAATTGAAGTGAAGGGATTCTCCTGTTTTCAAGGTATTGATATGATCCCCTACCTGGATTTCAACTTCTCCGGCCAGCACATAGGCAAACTCTTCGCCCTCGTGCTGAAACCCAACCCCTTCATGGCTGCCGCCTGTTTCTACGACGATGCGGAATGCCTTTAAATGGTTGTTTTCAGCCCCAGGGGATAATGGCGTATACGCATAATGATCCGTTCGCTTGGTATAGGCATCTGCCCTGGCTTCCACGGAATCATCCGGCTCCTTGAGCAAGAAGCCGGACTCCAGTTGAAGGGTGCGTGAGAGCTGGAGCAGCGTGCCCACTGAAGGGCGCTGCTCTCCGCTCTCAATTTTTTTGATAAATTCTTTTGATAGCCCGGTTTCATTGGCCATAGCATCCAGGCTGATTTTTTTGTCCAACCTGACGCGTTTGATCCGGACGCCGACATGGGTGATTTCCTTATTTTTAGCCATACGATCTCCAATAGTTTGAGGGTGATCAACTCACCGTGGGCTTTTGCAAGCCCCTTCTGAATCTGTGATTCAGGAGGGGTCGTTGACACGCCATCTTTGACTGAGCGCTCGTTCAGCGCCGATGGACTAAAAAAGACACAACGTTCATTTACTCTACAACTTCAATCCAGCCTTCGGTATCTTCGGCTTTTCCGTACTGAATCGCGGTCAGGGCATTATAAAATTTCATGCATGTGTCACCGGGCTTACCATCACCGATATTAATGATCCGGTCTTTATAACGGATCTCTCCCACAGGGGAAACAACAGCAGCGGTTCCGGAGCCGAACATTTCCTGCAAAGTGCCATTGTCGGCAGCGGCAATGACCTCATCAATGCTGAGCTTGCGCTCACTGACCTTGATACCCCATTTTTTGGCCAGATCAATGACTGAAAAGCGGGTAATGCCGGGAAGAATGCTGTTGTTCAGCATTGGGGTAATCAGTTCGTCATTAATAAGAAAGAAAATATTCATGGCCCCGACTTCTTCAATATATTTGAGCTCTATACCATCCAGCCACAGAACCTGATTATATCCTTCTTTTTTGGCCTTTTCCCCGGCCAGAAGACTGGCTGCATAGTTCCCCGGGGTTTTGTATTCGCCGACACCGCCGCGTACGGCCCGGACATGGTCTTCGCATACCCAGATTTTGACGGGCTGAAGCCCCTGGGCATAGTATGATCCCACAGGACTAAGAATGATAAAAAACTTGTATGTATAGGATGCCCTGACACCAAGGAACGGATCTGTGGCCACGATGGTGGGCCGGATGTACAAAGAGGTTCCTTCGGATTCGGGAATCCAGGCTTCTTCAATTTTGAGCAGTTGTTTCAGCGCATCCATGACAAAATCGATATTGATTTCAGGAATGCAAAGGCCCTGGCAGGAACTGTTCATACGGGCAAAATTATCACGGGCCCTGTAGAGTTGAATTTTTCCATCTGCTGTCTTATAGGCTTTCAGGCCTTCAAATACCGCCTGCCCGTAATGCAGCACCATGCTTGCCGGCGACATGGAAAAATTGCCGTAGGGTTCAATGCGGGCATTGACCCATCCCTTGCCCTTCTCATAATCCATGACAAACATATGGTCGGTAAACACCGTACCAAATCCCAGGTCTTTATCCTTGGGCCGGGTTCCTGGTTCAGATACCCGGGTAACTTTAACCTCCATTGCGCCTCCGTTCTCAATTGGTGTTAACTGTCATTCAACCGGCCGACCTGTTTTTATTTTTTGCCAATGTATTCCAGGCAATGCCGGTTAAGCCGCTCACAGCAAAGCAGCCCATACTTTTAGTAAAATGTCATATTAGGACAATAATAAATTGAAAGCAAAGATATTTTAAAGCGTTATCCCATTTTATGCCATGGTCCATAGAAATTTGATTCCGATAAGTATTAAAACGCCTCCCAGTAAGCGTTTAACGCTTTGGGGTTTCATTTTTTTTTGCATCACCCGGGTTCCCAGATATCCACCGGTCCAGGCGGCCAGCCCTGCAAAAACAAGAATTTTAACGGACACCGATCCCATGGCCGCATAGGTGACAAAGGCTGAAAATGATGAAAAAGGCACTGAAAAGGCTGTCACCATGGCTACTCTTTTAGGGTTGAATCCCTGGACCACCATCAGGGGGGAAATAATACCGCCCCCGCCAACACCAAGAAGTCCTGAGACAAATCCGGCCAGCACACCGACGCCCAGGGGGCCTGCAACGGTACGGTCTTCCCGGTACTGATTCGCGTATTTTGAGCCTTTGAAAAACATCATCATGGAGCCGGAAAAGAATAAAAAGCCGATAAAAATAAACAGCAGGGTCTGGGTGGGAAAAAAATGGCCGGCCCATGCGCCCACCGGGGCCGTCACAAAGGATGAGACAATGATGGGCAGCCCAAATTTTACGTCCAGTTTCTTTTCCCTGAAATTGAGCCAGGTGGCCCCGAGCATGCTCACACAATTGACAAAAAGCCCGGTTGGCCGGGCCAGGTTAAAGGGAACACCGATCCAGGCTAAAGCGGGAATGAGAATAACCGCCGACCCCACACCTCCCAGAGCGAAAATGAAACTTAAACCAAATGAAAGAAAAACAATAACAAGAAGATGGGATTCCATTTCAGCTTGTCCTTTACAATGGAAAAAAGATACCGGTAAGAGCGGCTGTGACCGCTGCCTGCCGGTATGGATATTGGGCTACATTTTGGTCAAAGGACCTGGCTTGAATGCCATGGCCATATCTTCGGAAGAGGCCGTCAGCCCCTTTACTTCTTCATACCCGTTGGCCAGCAGATAAGTGTAGGCCATGGCCCCTCTGAATACCGAGGAGCAGAAGGTGACGATAAATTTGTCCCGGGACACCTCGTCCAGTCGGTCCGGCAGTTCATTCAAGGGGATATGCAAGGCAAAGGGAAAGGAAAGATGATTTACTTCTTCGTTAGTTCTCACATCCAAAAATAAAAAATGATCGTTTCCAAGGACTTTGCGCATCCCTTCGATGCTCATTCCGTGTTCGCCGGAACCGAAAAATTGGAAATCCATTTCCTTAAAGATTTCATTCAGATCGTTCATCTTAAGTTATCTCCTTAATTTGCAGTCGTGATTGTACGTTGATTTAAATGCCCTACGGTCGGCTATACAAAGGCGACCGTAAGGGTCAGAATGGAAAGGTCCCTCAACCAAGTTAAGATATTTGTGAGTGGTGGGATAAAAACCCGTCAGTTCAACAAAGGGGTGAGGATAAAATATCCGCCCAAAAGGGCTATGGTTATTCCGGCAAGTTTTCTGAACCAGGCCCCGGCACCGTTCCATGCGCTGTTCTCAAGCAACTTTTTTACCGCTGCAGTCGAGCTGCCGGCAATAACGATGGGCAGGCAATGGCCCACGGCGAAAAGGATAATCAAAACGATGCCTGCGGTTAATTTTTCCTGGACAGTGATAATTGCCAGTATCGGGGCAATAAACCCGAATGTGCATGATCCGGACAAAACACCATAGGCAAGGCCGAGTACAAACGCCCCGAATTTGCCCTTGATATTTAGCTTGTGCAACGGCCCCCCAGGCATCGCGCATTTTTCAACGCCCAGCATCCCAAGGGCGACCCAGATCAGGATCATGCCGACCAGAACCTGCCACCAGCTTCCCACATCTCCCAACATCCGTCCAAGCAGGGCACAGATGATGCCGATCAAAGCAATGGTAATAAAAAGCCCGGTTGTAAAAAGGACAGAATAAATGCCGGCCTGCCTGGGCTGTACCATTTTTTCCTGGCCGCCCACATATCCGACGATCAAGGGGATGGAAGCCAGATGGCAGGGACTGAACAACACGCTGATCACACCCCACAAAAAGCATCCGGCTGCAGCGATCCAGATGCCGCCGGTCATCCAGTGGTTCACCGATAGGAATATAGAATCCAGCATGGCTTATCCCTTATTTTTAAAATCCGGTTTTCCCACGCCCATTTTTTTCATCTGGTCCACGATGGCTTTTTCATCCATGAAACCCACATGCCGCCAGACTTCTTCGCCCTTTTCATTAAAAAAAATCTGGGTGGGTATGGCGCTGATTTTAAACCGACGTGCCTGCCCTCGGTTTTCCCAGACATCAATAAAAACAATGTCAGCTTTTCCGCTATAGGCTTTTTCAAGCTTGGCTATAATCGGTGCCATCATTTTGCAGGGAATACATTTTTTTGCCCCAAGGTCGATCATGGTAACCGTTCCTTTTTCAGGAATTTTAGAAAAATTCTGGGCATGGGCCGGCAGGGCAAAGAGAAAAGCCGAAATTACCGCGAGAAAAATAAATTTTATATGAAAGTTCCAATAAGTTGTTAAGTCACTTTCATGTCTTGTTATGGATTGAGCCTGGGGGTTGTCCATAGACCAGGTCAGTCCATGGCTGTTATTTCGATGGGTTAACATGATGCCTTCCTTATTTTTTCAGCCAGGAAATAATATCTTCTTTTTTGGGCACTTTCCCTGTGCATTTGACCTCTCCATCCACAATGACTGAGGGAGTACCGAAAACACCGTATGAAGCTATCTGCATCATATCTGTGACTTTTTCAACGGTTGCCTCCGCCCCTGTTTCCTTAATAGCCTCCTGTACCAGTTTTTCAGTTTTGATGCATTTGGCGCATCCAGGTCCCAATACTTTGATTTCCATTTTTAAACTCCTATTTTGTTTTTTGTTGTTTTCCCACAATATCAAACCGGTCAATCCCAGGAAGCACCTGCTTGATTTGTTTAATTTCACTGGAATCTTCCAACCAGTGGATGAGATTGCCTATCATATTGGCTGCATAGGGAGAACCACTTCCGTCTGCAACGGAATAGTTTACCCATAAGCCATCTTTAAACCCTCTTATTAATTCTGCATCTTCAAGAATTTTCAAATGCTTGCTGGCAGTAGATTGGGCTATTTCAAGGGCCTCTTTAATTTCACAGACACAGAGAGGACGGCATTGGAGCATTTTCATTATTTTGACCCGGTTGGGATCTGACAGCGCTTTCATGACTTTGATAAATTGTTTCATATATTGTCCTTTATGCTTATCATATCGATATAGATGAATCTAATGATATGACGAGTCGATGTCAAGCATTTAAACCAAAGAAATTCCGATCATGGGCCTAAGGCTCATAATCAAAATAACCCCTCCCATATGGTTGGCCTTTTCATCCGTCTTCTTCGTTGTGACAATGAGCACATATTTCAATATGCTCCCATTGCCACGCCTTGAATACGGATGAAAATTCTAAACCATATTTTGGAAGGTTTTATTCCGATCATGGGCCTAACCGAAAACCGT encodes the following:
- a CDS encoding rhodanese-like domain-containing protein, coding for MNDLNEIFKEMDFQFFGSGEHGMSIEGMRKVLGNDHFLFLDVRTNEEVNHLSFPFALHIPLNELPDRLDEVSRDKFIVTFCSSVFRGAMAYTYLLANGYEEVKGLTASSEDMAMAFKPGPLTKM
- a CDS encoding sulfite exporter TauE/SafE family protein; translated protein: MESHLLVIVFLSFGLSFIFALGGVGSAVILIPALAWIGVPFNLARPTGLFVNCVSMLGATWLNFREKKLDVKFGLPIIVSSFVTAPVGAWAGHFFPTQTLLFIFIGFLFFSGSMMMFFKGSKYANQYREDRTVAGPLGVGVLAGFVSGLLGVGGGGIISPLMVVQGFNPKRVAMVTAFSVPFSSFSAFVTYAAMGSVSVKILVFAGLAAWTGGYLGTRVMQKKMKPQSVKRLLGGVLILIGIKFLWTMA
- a CDS encoding thioredoxin family protein, which translates into the protein MLTHRNNSHGLTWSMDNPQAQSITRHESDLTTYWNFHIKFIFLAVISAFLFALPAHAQNFSKIPEKGTVTMIDLGAKKCIPCKMMAPIIAKLEKAYSGKADIVFIDVWENRGQARRFKISAIPTQIFFNEKGEEVWRHVGFMDEKAIVDQMKKMGVGKPDFKNKG
- a CDS encoding cytochrome c biogenesis CcdA family protein, yielding MLDSIFLSVNHWMTGGIWIAAAGCFLWGVISVLFSPCHLASIPLIVGYVGGQEKMVQPRQAGIYSVLFTTGLFITIALIGIICALLGRMLGDVGSWWQVLVGMILIWVALGMLGVEKCAMPGGPLHKLNIKGKFGAFVLGLAYGVLSGSCTFGFIAPILAIITVQEKLTAGIVLIILFAVGHCLPIVIAGSSTAAVKKLLENSAWNGAGAWFRKLAGITIALLGGYFILTPLLN
- a CDS encoding thioredoxin family protein, whose amino-acid sequence is MEIKVLGPGCAKCIKTEKLVQEAIKETGAEATVEKVTDMMQIASYGVFGTPSVIVDGEVKCTGKVPKKEDIISWLKK
- a CDS encoding helix-turn-helix domain-containing protein; amino-acid sequence: MAKNKEITHVGVRIKRVRLDKKISLDAMANETGLSKEFIKKIESGEQRPSVGTLLQLSRTLQLESGFLLKEPDDSVEARADAYTKRTDHYAYTPLSPGAENNHLKAFRIVVETGGSHEGVGFQHEGEEFAYVLAGEVEIQVGDHINTLKTGESLHFNSGIKHDLRNIGDNDAELIVVVYAP
- a CDS encoding branched-chain amino acid aminotransferase; the protein is MEVKVTRVSEPGTRPKDKDLGFGTVFTDHMFVMDYEKGKGWVNARIEPYGNFSMSPASMVLHYGQAVFEGLKAYKTADGKIQLYRARDNFARMNSSCQGLCIPEINIDFVMDALKQLLKIEEAWIPESEGTSLYIRPTIVATDPFLGVRASYTYKFFIILSPVGSYYAQGLQPVKIWVCEDHVRAVRGGVGEYKTPGNYAASLLAGEKAKKEGYNQVLWLDGIELKYIEEVGAMNIFFLINDELITPMLNNSILPGITRFSVIDLAKKWGIKVSERKLSIDEVIAAADNGTLQEMFGSGTAAVVSPVGEIRYKDRIINIGDGKPGDTCMKFYNALTAIQYGKAEDTEGWIEVVE
- a CDS encoding acyl-CoA dehydrogenase, which encodes MLFKLTDEQVMIQNMVREFSRKVIAPTAAERDKTKAFPTENFKQMGELGLMGMMVPEEFGGEAADAVSYVLALSEIAYSCASTSVVMSVQNSIVCESLNKFGTKKQKQEFLVPLASGEIIGAFALTEPDAGSDPVSQATTAVKDGDDYVINGTKRFITSGENSAVVLVTAKTDETQGHKGISCFIVPKTTPGLVVGHHEDKMGLRASDTTDLIFENCRVPADNILGKEGDGFKIAMSGLDSGRIGIAAQSIGVAQAAFDAAIKYARGRKQFGVAITKHQAIRFQVADMATKIEAARQLILSAASMKDRGEKFTREASMAKLFASEMVQEITAWAIQIHGGYGFTTDYAVERFYRDARVFTIYEGTSEIQRIVISNAVLKDKRKL
- a CDS encoding ArsR/SmtB family transcription factor: MKQFIKVMKALSDPNRVKIMKMLQCRPLCVCEIKEALEIAQSTASKHLKILEDAELIRGFKDGLWVNYSVADGSGSPYAANMIGNLIHWLEDSSEIKQIKQVLPGIDRFDIVGKQQKTK